Proteins found in one Pseudomonas sp. P8_241 genomic segment:
- a CDS encoding sensor domain-containing diguanylate cyclase yields the protein MGEASSIEPLKFNLSDMNDHMLHTILELVSDGIWDWNANTGFVYRTARWYEMLGYTPHSLDNNVLTWENVIHPEDYPRVMAVFDDYLNERAPGYQAEYRCRMQDGSYLWIEDRGHILARNADGSVARMIGAHRSIEDKRRLFEELERRNHSLEALIEERTRELSRVNQQLQQQLEENRKLAQTDTLTSIANRYRLEQVLPQACERAQRFREPLSLIAMDIDDFKTINDHYGHALGDAALVHVVENVKRFVREGDLLARWGGDEFMVTLPNTSLAEARTLAETIRHGLADLLPVGDFKVTMSFGVVQRFDEEQQTGLMARADQALYRSKIAGKNVISG from the coding sequence ATGGGTGAGGCATCGAGTATCGAGCCGTTGAAATTCAATTTGTCGGACATGAACGACCACATGTTGCACACCATCCTGGAGCTGGTCAGCGACGGGATCTGGGACTGGAACGCCAACACCGGCTTCGTCTACCGCACGGCGCGGTGGTACGAAATGCTCGGCTATACGCCTCACTCTCTGGACAACAACGTCTTGACCTGGGAGAACGTCATCCACCCCGAGGATTACCCGCGGGTCATGGCGGTGTTCGATGACTACCTGAACGAGCGCGCCCCCGGTTATCAGGCCGAATACCGCTGCCGCATGCAGGATGGCAGTTACCTCTGGATCGAAGACCGCGGCCACATCCTGGCGCGCAACGCCGACGGCTCGGTGGCGCGGATGATCGGCGCGCACCGCAGCATCGAAGACAAGCGCCGCCTGTTCGAAGAGCTCGAACGGCGCAATCACTCCCTCGAAGCACTGATCGAAGAACGCACCCGCGAACTGTCACGGGTCAATCAGCAGCTACAGCAGCAACTCGAAGAAAACCGCAAGCTGGCACAAACCGACACCCTGACGTCCATCGCCAATCGCTATCGCCTGGAACAAGTGCTGCCCCAGGCGTGCGAGCGCGCTCAACGCTTTCGCGAACCGCTGTCGCTGATTGCCATGGACATCGATGACTTCAAGACCATCAACGATCACTACGGCCATGCACTGGGCGACGCAGCCCTGGTGCATGTGGTCGAAAACGTGAAGCGCTTCGTGCGCGAAGGCGACTTGCTGGCCCGTTGGGGCGGTGACGAATTCATGGTGACGTTACCCAATACTTCGCTGGCCGAAGCCAGAACCCTTGCCGAGACCATCCGCCACGGTCTTGCGGATTTGCTGCCCGTGGGCGATTTCAAAGTGACCATGAGTTTCGGCGTGGTCCAGCGCTTTGACGAAGAACAGCAGACCGGCCTGATGGCCCGCGCCGATCAGGCGTTGTATCGGTCGAAAATCGCCGGCAAGAATGTGATTTCCGGGTGA
- a CDS encoding LysR family transcriptional regulator: MDLFQAMTVYVKVVESGSMTAAALQCEMSTTMVGNHLKALEQRLGVRLLNRTTRRQRLTEFGAAYYQRCLEVLGLVADSERLAEQAIDEPSGTLRITAPLTFGTERLAPALSEFSLHNPRVKLDVMLTNRRPDLLENGLDVAFRLGELEASNLIARPLIDYTLTMCASPAYLARRGTPQKPQDLQHHDCLSFAYPAGDDWHSVEKEWRLAGPDGDVLVAVSGPMLINSSAGLHQAARTGMGIVMMPDALVEQDLKDGKLLALMPDYRPPSRPMNLMYAQDRYRLPKLRRFVDFALQMWGKH; this comes from the coding sequence ATGGACCTGTTCCAGGCAATGACCGTTTACGTAAAAGTGGTGGAATCCGGCAGCATGACGGCCGCTGCCTTGCAGTGCGAAATGTCCACGACCATGGTCGGCAACCACCTTAAGGCGCTGGAACAACGCCTTGGCGTACGCCTGCTCAACCGGACGACGCGGCGCCAGCGGCTCACCGAGTTCGGCGCGGCGTACTACCAGCGCTGCCTTGAAGTACTGGGGTTGGTGGCCGATTCGGAACGGTTGGCCGAGCAGGCCATCGACGAGCCGAGCGGTACGCTGCGCATTACAGCGCCGCTGACCTTCGGCACTGAACGCCTGGCGCCGGCCTTGAGTGAGTTCAGCCTGCACAACCCGCGGGTGAAACTGGACGTCATGCTGACCAATCGACGCCCGGACTTACTCGAAAACGGTCTGGACGTGGCCTTCCGGCTCGGCGAGCTCGAAGCGTCCAATCTGATCGCTCGCCCGCTGATCGACTACACCCTGACAATGTGCGCATCACCCGCCTACCTGGCTCGCCGAGGCACCCCGCAAAAGCCGCAAGACCTGCAACATCACGATTGCCTGTCCTTCGCCTATCCGGCCGGTGATGACTGGCATTCGGTAGAAAAGGAATGGCGCCTGGCCGGTCCCGACGGCGATGTTCTGGTGGCGGTCAGCGGCCCGATGCTGATCAACAGTTCAGCCGGTCTGCATCAGGCTGCGCGCACCGGCATGGGTATCGTGATGATGCCCGACGCCTTGGTCGAGCAAGACCTCAAGGACGGCAAGCTGCTGGCCTTGATGCCCGATTACCGACCACCGAGTCGCCCGATGAATTTGATGTACGCCCAAGACCGCTACCGCCTGCCAAAACTGCGGCGCTTCGTCGACTTCGCCCTGCAGATGTGGGGCAAACACTAG
- a CDS encoding aspartate aminotransferase family protein yields MTAACLMSTYQPLTLSFNKGLGTRLWDQAGREYLDAVAGVAVTNVGHSHPKIVAAITEQAGLLLHTSNLYSIDWQLRLAQKLTRLSGMDRAFFNNSGAEANETALKIARLHGWHKGIEQPLVVVMENAFHGRTLGTLSASDGPAVRLGFNRLPGDFIKVPFGDLKALDQVQQTHGPRIVAILMEPIQGESGVQLAPPGYLKALRELCNRRSWLLMLDEIQTGIGRTGQWFAFQHEGIVPDVMTLAKGLGNGVPIGACLARGKAADLFTPGSHGSTFGGNPLACRVGCTVLEIIEEQGLLENARCQGEHLLRRLRMELADNPNVSAIRGQGLMIGIELKQPIRDLSLIAARDHALLINVTRGQIIRLLPPLTIDEREVEMIVRGVSRVVKAA; encoded by the coding sequence ATGACCGCCGCCTGCCTGATGAGCACTTACCAACCCTTGACCTTGAGCTTCAACAAGGGCCTGGGCACGCGCCTGTGGGATCAGGCCGGACGCGAATACCTGGACGCGGTGGCCGGTGTGGCGGTGACTAACGTCGGCCACTCCCATCCGAAAATCGTCGCCGCCATCACCGAGCAGGCCGGGTTGCTGCTGCACACGTCCAACCTCTACAGCATCGACTGGCAACTACGGCTGGCGCAGAAATTGACGCGGTTGTCGGGCATGGACCGGGCGTTCTTCAACAACTCAGGTGCAGAAGCGAACGAGACTGCGCTGAAGATTGCGCGCCTGCATGGCTGGCACAAAGGCATCGAGCAACCGCTGGTGGTGGTCATGGAAAACGCCTTTCACGGCCGCACCCTCGGCACCTTGTCGGCCAGTGACGGCCCGGCCGTGCGCCTGGGCTTCAACAGGTTGCCGGGGGATTTCATCAAGGTGCCTTTCGGCGACCTGAAGGCGTTGGACCAGGTGCAGCAGACACATGGCCCGCGCATCGTGGCGATCCTGATGGAACCGATTCAGGGCGAGAGCGGCGTGCAACTGGCACCGCCCGGTTACCTGAAAGCCTTACGCGAACTGTGCAACCGGCGCTCATGGCTACTGATGCTCGACGAAATCCAGACCGGCATCGGCCGCACCGGCCAGTGGTTTGCGTTCCAGCACGAAGGCATCGTCCCGGACGTCATGACGTTGGCCAAAGGCCTGGGCAACGGCGTGCCGATTGGCGCCTGCCTGGCCCGTGGCAAAGCCGCCGACCTGTTCACGCCCGGCAGCCACGGCAGCACCTTCGGGGGCAACCCGCTGGCATGCCGGGTGGGATGCACCGTGCTGGAGATCATCGAGGAACAAGGCCTGCTGGAGAACGCCCGGTGTCAGGGCGAACACTTGCTGCGCAGATTGCGCATGGAGTTGGCGGATAACCCCAACGTCTCGGCGATCCGTGGACAGGGCCTGATGATCGGTATCGAACTCAAGCAACCGATCCGCGACCTGAGCCTGATCGCTGCGCGCGATCATGCGTTGCTGATCAACGTGACCCGGGGGCAAATCATTCGGTTGTTGCCGCCGTTGACCATTGATGAGCGGGAGGTGGAGATGATTGTCAGAGGGGTGAGTCGAGTTGTGAAAGCGGCGTGA
- a CDS encoding Txe/YoeB family addiction module toxin translates to MKIEVTPEGWDDYLWFQQNDKAGLKRINLLIKSIQREPFDGPGKPEPLKHNLSGFWSRRITTEHRLVYTIEDGDLRIVMCRYHY, encoded by the coding sequence ATGAAAATCGAGGTTACTCCTGAAGGCTGGGACGACTACCTTTGGTTCCAGCAGAACGACAAGGCGGGGCTCAAAAGAATTAACTTGTTGATCAAGTCAATTCAGCGCGAACCGTTCGATGGCCCGGGAAAACCAGAGCCGCTCAAACACAATCTGAGTGGCTTCTGGTCACGACGGATTACTACTGAGCATCGCTTGGTCTACACCATCGAGGACGGAGATTTGCGCATCGTAATGTGCAGATACCATTACTGA